From the Panulirus ornatus isolate Po-2019 chromosome 46, ASM3632096v1, whole genome shotgun sequence genome, one window contains:
- the Tango4 gene encoding pleiotropic regulator 1: protein MPSTTDDVQRHSVHTLVFRSLKRTHDMFLCDQGALPPVDELLEKLRRQVKSRDQYGPVLNLVKQNKRKAATQTVYDGEPEEFQERPEAVTNGPPAGPMAPPPPPSSPQVPTPPAPPPQSMAVVVATPTPSASAGQQSLVPRRAPTLPRPRWHAPWKLARVISGHLGWVRCVAVEPANEWFATGSNDRVIKIWDLASGQLKLSLTGHVSAVRGLAVSPRHPYLFSCGEDKQVKCWDLEYNKVIRHYHGHLSACYGLALHPTIDVLVTCGRDSTARVWDMRTKANIHTLTGHSNTIASVVCQAAEPQVITGSHDFTIRLWDLAAGKSSCTLTHHKKSVRSLAVHPELYMFASGAPDNIKQWKCPEGKFVQNLSGHNAIVNCLAVNREGVLVSGADNGTLYFWDWRTGYNFQKLQAPVQPGSMDSEAGVFAMTFDQSGSRLITCDADKTIKIYKEDDTASEETHPVNWRPEILKRRKY from the exons ATGCCATCAACTACAGACGATGTTCAGCGTCATTCAGTGCATACATTGGTTTTCCGATCCTTGAAACGGACACATGACATGTTCCTGTGTGACCAGGGAGCATTACCCCCAGTTGATGAATTGTTAGAAAAACTTCGGCGTCAAGTAAAATCCCGTGACCAGTATGGTCCAGTCCTTAACCTGGTTAAACAGAACAAGAGGAAAGCAGCTACACAGACAGTTTATGATGGAGAACCTGAAGAATTCCAAGAAAGACCAGAAGCTGTGACAAATGGTCCCCCAGCTGGTCCcatggctcctccaccaccaccatcaagccCTCAGGTTCCGACTCCTCCAGCACCCCCTCCACAAAGCatggctgttgttgttgctactcCAACTCCTAGTGCCAGTGCTGGCCAGCAGTCACTAGTACCTCGTCGTGCCCCTACATTACCAAGGCCCAGGTGGCATGCACCATGGAAACTTGCCCGTGTTATATCTGGTCACCTTGGTTGGGTGAGATGTGTTGCTGTTGAACCAGCAAATGAGTGGTTTGCCACAGGATCTAATGATAGAGTGATTAAGATCTGGGATTTGGCATCAGGTCAATTGAAGCTTTCATTGACAGGTCATGTGTCAGCAGTGCGAGGCCTTGCAGTATCTCCTCGTCATCCATACCTCTTTTCATGTGGAGAGGACAAGCAGGTTAAATGCTGGGACCTTGAATATAATAAG GTCATCAGACATTATCATGGTCACCTAAGTGCCTGCTATGGTTTGGCATTGCACCCTACAATTGATGTTCTGGTTACCTGTGGACGTGATTCTACAGCACGTGTGTGGGACATGAGGACCAAAGCAAATATTCACACACTTACAGGGCACTCAAATACCATTGCATCTGTAGTCTGTCAGGCAGCTGAGCCTCAG gtgaTCACTGGCTCTCATGATTTTACAATACGCTTATGGGACTTAGCTGCTGGTAAGAGCTCATGTACATTGACTCATCATAAAAAGAGTGTCCGGTCTTTAGCTGTTCATCCAGAACTTTACATGTTTGCCTCAGGAGCACCTGACAATATTAAACAGTGGAAATGTCCTGAAGGGAAGTTTGTGCAG AATCTGTCAGGGCACAATGCCATAGTCAATTGCCTGGCAGTAAATCGTGAAGGAGTGTTGGTCTCAGGAGCAGATAATGGCACACTTTACTTTTGGGACTGGCGTACAGGATACAACTTTCAGAAGCTCCAGGCTCCAGTTCAACCAG GTTCAATGGACAGTGAAGCAGGTGTGTTTGCCATGACATTTGATCAGAGTGGCTCACGACTGATTACTTGTGATGCTGATAAGACCATCAAGATTTACAAGGAGGATGACACTGCA agTGAAGAAACACATCCAGTCAACTGGAGACCAGAAATCTTGAAACGAAGAAAGTACTAA